TGCAAGCATTGCGCAAAGGATCTCTAAAGAGCTCAGCATCCCTCTTTCGAATTCAGATGTTTCTTCTTTTTCAGGAATATTTACTCATACGCAAGGAAAGAAGAAGTTTGGCGCCTTTCTAAATGGAAGCGATTGCGGAAACGAGAATGTCTTAAAATCAATATTAGAAGAATCTAAAGGAAACTTTTTCACCGAGATGGAGTGGAAGGACAGATACGGGGATTGGGTGCTCCGTAAAGAAAGGCCTTTCGTAGGACAAAATGGTGAGATCAAGGAACCTAGCTATGATAAAGGAAGAGCCGTAACTCCGACTCCTAAGACGGATCTAGAATCCGTAGAAAGAACTATGGATGGACTCCTTCCGGAAGAGAAGAGATTAAGATACAATTATCGTGGAATGATTTCCGCAGACTGTGTGGTATTGCACTTCACGGCCATCAATGATTACGATGGAACAATTCTCGTTCTCGAAAAAAGAAATCTCGCGGCCACCTTTCTTGCGGATAAGGATGGAAAGGTTTATCAACTCTTAGACAGCCCTCTACACATGGCAGCTGCAGCCACAGGGACCAATCGGAATTGCTTTCAAATTGAGATCGTGGGAAAAGACACAGAAATGCTCCTAGCAAATCCGGCCCAAACCTCCGGAGTCGTAAAACTTGTAAAAGAATTATCAGAAAAATATAATATTCCATTGAACAACAAAAGAATTGAGTCTCTAAAAGGGATCTTCTCTCATACGCAAGCTAAGAAGAAATGGGGAGGATCCATTTTTCTGGATGCCCAGGACTTCGATCCTGGAGAGCCTTATATGAAGAAGGTCTTGGAACTCGCAGGTGGAACTTTCTACGAAGAAAAGGATTGGTTCGAGAGAACGGAAGGAGACTGGATCCTTCTATTTACCGATTTTCAACCTTAAGAGATTTGTTCTATACGAGACTTGGTTTGTCTCAACTGACTTGGGGTCTTTCCGGTTACTTTTCTGAATGCATCGTTAAACGAAGACTTGGAATTGAATCCTACAAAATAGCAGATGGAGAGAATGTCCTGATCAGGCTTCTCCTCCAATAGCTTAACCGCCTCTTCTATCCGAAAGCGATTGATATAATTATGGAATCCTGTCTGCAGATGTTCATTCAAAAATTCGGTGAGTTGGTATGGCTTGATCCCAAGATCATCGGATAAGGAATGCAAGGTTAACTCCGGATCCCTATAAAGCCGATCCTCATTCATCAATTCTTCTATCCTAAGTTCCAATAGATTCAGATCCAAACCTATTAGCAGTGATTTTTCATACTTCTTCTTGCGAACCTCTCTAGTCAAAGGTGCGAAAAAGTCCGGATAGCGAGAAGGAGCCAGAAACAACATAGTAACGATCACTGCAACTAGCAACCCGCCGATCCTAAATAAGATATCCGAGGCAAACATGAATCCGAATACCAGCCCGGACATTGCAAATACAGTAACCGTCGCAAGAATGAAAATGAATCGGATCTGAGACCTAAGCTCCGGTATAGAGATCACAGTCAAAAGCATCCTATATCTAAATCCAAAATACGTGGCTGTCAGAGCGGTCGTGAGAAAAAATCCGATAGATAAATAATGTTTATATCGAATATCCCTGAATTCTCCCAAGTCAGCAATGATGGAATCCCAAGGCCTTCCGAAGAAAAAAACTTCGCCTAAGAAAAAGATCCCAGGTATCAGAAAATGCAAACGTATGTCCTTGTACAATGTTTGGTTGGGATAGATCAACGCGTGAGTGTACAATAAGGAAAGAGGACCTATTGTAGAAAAAGAAGTAAGCAGAAGAAAGATCGCGTGCGGATACTTTCGATCTATTTCCAGAATAACGTTCGCAACTGTAAATAGTATGATCCCCAACGAAAGGAATAAAAGCGCACTAATCTTGTCTTCTCTTCGTTTTTTGTGCGGAACCAACCTTTGCAGCACCAATAAGAAAGAAAGGCCGCTTCCGAAGTAGAGTATAGGAGTCACCACTTCGGGATTTAACATAGTCGGTATATTAAGAAAATGAATAAGCTTGTCAAGTGTTCTCGATACGGAAGGCCCTTGCTTAGAATTAGTTTATTAAAAATTGATATGGAACTTTTTTATTTCGAACGCTTGCCTTGATTTCTTCTTCTCGGAATTTCCAGTCTGTACCTCTTATATTTTGCTTATTTTATAAGTTTTGATTTTGGCACAACTGTTCGAATAATGAAACTCGAACGTTCGAATTCTGTGTCTCGGACGACCCTCTACTCTTTTTGTTCTATTCTATTCTCTCAGAACTTATCCGAGGATGTATTGCTCATCTCCGGACTAGGAGCGGAAAATGGAAATGCAAAGAATACGTGCTGCAAAGAAATATTTGCAGTACGCCTTGGTCGGCTTCGGTGTGTTAGTCGCGGGTTGTCCCGTCGGCGTATTCACCGAATTCCCAAACCAAGAAGAAGTATGTAAATTTGATCCTATCCGGGAAGGAGCGCGCGCTGTTTCCGCCTCTTCTTTCCCGCAACCGGTACTCCAATCCATACTGATTAACGGTACTCTCTCTTGGCAAACTGTAGCAAACGGACCTGCTTATCCGACACCTACATTTAGTCCAGGGCAAACGATTACCTTAAGAGGAACCGGCTTCGGAGCTGGTCCGGATATAGATTATTCGAAAATTATGATAGGGAATACGAGGATCCTCGAGACCAATCTGAAAATGTACGAACAGTTACTCGATATCACAAAACAAGTGAACTTCGAGACCAGCACAGTTCATGATAGCTGGAATTCCTACATTCTAGCCTGGACGGATACTCAGATCCAGTTCAAGGTCCCAGAGCACACCACTACTGGTCCTTTAGTAGTTCAGATCCAAAAAAGAATCGGGTACAATGATTCTCTTCTACGTCCAGGACAACCTCATAACGTAATCAACGCGCAAACTAGTAGGATCACCGATGACGATTTTCCTCAAACCTGCGATGTGGTTTCTCTTCTTAGTGATGCGAAAGGCACTGATCCTGTTCAGATCAACGTAAACAATCCTGGCTTTAGCGCTCTATTAGCATTAGGAGAGCAGGTATTCTGGTCTTACGACTTCAATATCGGGATCGCTCACTCTATTAGAAATTTGGATTGGACTAAGATCTTCGGATACCAGGCAAAAGATCCTGTAACCGGAAATATTGCAGATCCACTTCTTCTATTCGGAGCCTATCAAACGGTTGCAGGAGAAGTTCCATCTGCAGCAACGGATAACGTGTATTTCGATCCTTATCCTCAACCTACTCCGATCCCAGGCTTCTTAGGAGCAGATCCTCTATTAAAAGGAAATACCAGAAGCACCGGATGGGCTGGTTATCGATACGCACAAGCCTCCAATCCTTATACTGGTAACGGAGAATGGATCGGTTTCAATTGTGCATCCTGTCACGGATACAAACTTAGCTATGAAGCTTCTCCAGGAAACGTAGTAACAAAGGTTGTTCCTGGACTGCCGAATCCTAGATGGTCCATGAAATGGTCTGTGTTAGGTAACTTCACAGGCATCCAAGCAAGTGAACCTGGTCCGAGCTCGGATCCTTCTTCCAAAGATGTAGATAAGACAATGTTGATCTATGTGATGCCTCAAGGTGCAGGTGAACATGCTCTCATCCGTGTAAAAGGAGAAGGAAGCGAGACGGATAACGATTATCAGTTCTCTCCGATTGCAATCCCGAACGTTACCAATTATATGGGAGTTCGTAGATCTCTTTCTCACACTGAGTCCTATGTTGGATTCGAAGGTTCTTATATCCATTCAGAAGAACCGGACGGAGCAACCGGATCCATGCATACGAGAGAGTTGCAAGCTCTTACTGCATACATGACCAAATTGGATCAATATGATAAACCTCTTAGACAAGTAGGTATTTATCGTTGGCTGAAGTATAAGGGCAAACTGGTCCCTCAAGCAGGTGCAGACTCAGGAGAAGGAGCATTCGTGCAGACTGGCTGGGAGAATGTTCCAGGAATTACTGCAGCAGTAGGTAGAGGAAAAGCAACCTTCCAAAGAGATTGCGGCTCTTGCCATAGCGATAAGGTGGGACTCAATTCCAACGAAAGAATGTTCAAACTCAATGAAGTGGGACGATTCTTTACTCCTACAATCTACCAAAGAAAGCAGCAGTCTATTCGCGCTACTTTCTTAAGAGATATGTATTGGGTGCAACATAGAGGATTGTTAAGCGACGGTCACGTTCGAAATCTGGAAGACTTAGTGAATCCGGATCGATGCACCGAAGGTTCTGCACTCTACAACCAATATTATACACTACACTCTCCTTCTTCTCCTGCGTTAGGCGGTCCGGACTTCCCTGCTCCGTATCCTCCGCAGAACAGAAAGGCAGACGTGTTCCGTGCCTTCAAATCCCCGGCAACGGATGCAGGTGTTAAGAGAAACAGATTCATCGAAAGACACAAATACTTCGTGACTGTTCCTTGGGATACCGACTGGTACTATTGGGATTACCAAAAGATGAGAAGGGAATACGGCCCGACAGAGTTAGGAACTTCAGCTCCGATCGGAATGCCTGCCACCCCTCACCCTTGGTGTACACAATCCGCAACGGATGTGGACGACTTAGTGGAGTATATACTCACTCTCTAAACTCTTCACGGTCCGGCAAGGAAGGCCTCTGGCCTTCCTCGGGAACTTGGCGCAGGCCGCCCTCTAAAACCGAGGTCCCGTAAACGAAAGTTTTGCCGGGCTGTTCTTTTAAGGATTTTTAATTTATTGGATCCAAACGAATATTCTCCGTAAGAGAATATTCGTTTTTCTTTAAGTAGAAGATTATTCGAGCATGCTTCGGAGCATCCAAGCAGTCTTTTCATGGATCTCCAATCTCTGAGTAAGAAGGTCTGTAGTAACCTCGTCTCCTCCCGAGTCTGCAGAAGGAAGGATTGCCCTTGCAGTTCGAATGACCGCTTCGTGACCTTCTACTAAGTTTTTGAGCATGTCTTCTGCTTTAGGAACTCCGTCTTCTTCTTTCAAGGAAGTGAGACTGGAAAATGCCTTATACGTTCCGGGAGCAGGATATCCGAGAGAGCGAATCCTTTCTGCAACCAAGTCTAACGCATTCCAAAGTTCGGTGTATTGTGTCATGAACATCAAATGAAGAGTATTAAATAGAGGTCCGGTCACATTCCAGTGGTAGTTATGAGTTTTAAGATATAAAAAATATGTGTCCGCTAAAAGCTTTTGCAAACCCTGATTGATCGCTTCTCTGTCTTTTTCGGGAATTCCGATATTCGGCTTCATAAGAATCTCCTTATATTCCGCTAATTTAGAACCATTCTAAATCTATTGTTTAGACCCTGACAATCGATTTATGAGAAAAACTTTTCTCTTTTTCTAAAAATCCGCAGCATCCTTTTGAGAGGCACGAGTGAAAAGGAAAGGTATAGAAATAAGAAAGCCGCCCGAAGGCGGCTTAACAAAGAGATCGTTCCTTCTCTTGGTTTACTTTTTGTATTCTTTGATCGCAGCGAACACTTCTTCAAATTCAGCGTCCGTCATGTAAGGGAAAAGTGGGAAATTTAAAACTGAATCACAGATGCGTCCAGTTCTATGCTCTTTTCCGAATCTTCCTTTGATGTACGGTTTTGCTCCGGGTTGATCGCTCATCGCACCTGGATAGATCACTCCGAATGCGATCCCTTTGCTTTTCAATACTTCTTGTATCTTTGGTCTTTCGGAAGGCTCAAAGAGAGTAACGTTGCAATATCCGTTTTCTCCGAAATCTTTAGGAGGTTGAATTACATTCACTCCCAAGCCAGGAAGTACTTGGTAGTATTTCTCCGCCGATTTTCTGCGAGATTCAATCCTTGCTTTTAAGTAAGGAAGATTTAAATTCAAGAATCCTGCTTGTAAGGTATCCATCCTGGAGTTCCAGCCTACATCTCCGTAACCGTAATGAGATGTGCGTCCATGATTTCCGAGCATCCTCACTCTATTTGCAAGTTCCTCGTCATTCGTAAAGACTGCTCCCCCGTCTCCCGCGCCGCCCAATACTTTTGCAGGATAGAAAGAAGTAGTAGTGATGAGTGCATCTTGGTAGATCGGCTTGCCCTTGTATGTAACTCCGAAGGATTGAGCTCCGTCTTCTAACAGATACACTCCTTTCTCTTTACAAAGTTTGCGATATTCCTCTAATTTAGAACTCCCCCATCCGTAGAGATGGACGATGATCGCAGCCTTTGGTTTCACTTCTTCTAGAGCCTTTTTAAACTCTTCGAAGTCCATTTGCAGATCGTCAGGATTCGTATCTACAGTTGCAGGATCCGCTCCCACATTGACTACGGATTCAAAGGTTGCCCAGAATGTGGAATCAGGAACGAGAACAGTATCACCTTTTCCCACTCCTAAGGCTCTTAATGCGAGTTGTAATGCGTCGGTCCCATTGGCACAAGCGATCGAATATTTGGTCCCGGCAGTCTCAGCCAGGTTTTTTTCTAAGAGGCTTACTTCTTCTCCCCCAATAAAGGAAGCATTCTTGCTGAGAGTTTTGACTTTGTCCTCCCAAGCTTCGAGTAATCCCGGTTCGAATCGTTTGATATCTATAAAAGGTACGCCCATATGGTCTCCTTCGAACAGGTTTCGAGACAGGGTCTAAAAAGCAATTTCTTTTGAGAAGGGACTGTGTGGCTAAAATCACACAGTCTAAAACCGATAGGAACCTTCTGAAAAGAAACGAGTCCGCCTCAATTGACCATAGAGGCAAGAAGGTGCATTAAGAATTTATAATCTACTTCTTTCGTTTTGGCTTAGATATTGTCTTCTTCTTTGCCTTAGGAGAAGGAGACTCTTGCGTTTTCGGCGCTGCGACTTCTTTTTTAGAAATTACTTTTTCCAACGCTTTTGGCTCGAATAGAATACTTGCAACTTCTGCGAACTTGGTTACTGGAAAGAATTCCATCCCCTTCTTCACATAATCCGGTATCTCATCCAGTTGAGGTTGGTTGTCGGAAGGGAAGATGATCTTATGAACCCCGACTCTCTTTGCAGCCACGATCTTTTCTCTGAGTCCACCGATCGGCAATACTTCGCCGGTTAAGGTTAATTCTCCGGTCATCCCGAATCCTAATTTGATCCTTTTGTCCAAGACCAGGGAAAGAATAGCTGTTGCCATCGTAATCCCCGCACTCGGGCCATCCTTAGGAGTCGCTCCATCCGGAACATGCAAATGGATTGTCTTCTCCGTAAACAACTCTTCTGAACCTAAGAAATTCTTAATATAGCTAAGTGCGATACTAGAAGATTCCTCCATGGATTTTCCGATCATGCCCGTAAGAAGAATCCCTCCCTTGCCTTTTACAAAGACTGCCTCGATGAGAAGTGTTGCTCCTCCGACAGAAGTCCATGCGAGTCCGAGAGCAGTTCCTGGAACAGTAGGCTTGGTCATTCTATCATCCGTGTATTTTGCAACACCCAGAAGTTTCTCCACATCCGCTGCCTGGATATGTTTAGGATAGGTTTCTCCTTTTACGATATTCAATGCTAACTTTCGAGCAAGCTTGTCCGACTGTTTTTCCAGACCACGAACTCCAGATTCTCTGGAATAATGATCGATGAGGGAAATGACTGCCTTCTTATCTATTTGGATTCCGTAAGAATCGATCCCGTTCTTCTCTAGTACCTTCTTCCAGAGATGCTTGGAGAAGATCTGAACCTTCTCATCCGTAATATAACCCGAGAGTGTGATGACTTCCATACGATCCAAAAGGATCCTACTGATAGAGTCTAACGTGTTTGCCGTTGCAATAAAGAATACTGAGGAAAGATCGAAAGGAAGATCCAGATAATGATCTCTAAAAGATTTGTTTTGCTCCGGGTCCAGTACTTCCAAGAGTGCAGCGGAAGGGTCCCCTTGCATTCCGATACCAAGCTTATCAATCTCGTCCAAAAGAATAACTGGATCCTTTTCTTTTGTAATACGAAGAGCAGTGATGATCTTGCCGGGCATCGATCCTATATACGTACGTCTATGACCTTTGATCTCTGCCTCGTCTCTCATACCGCCTACGGAGAATCGGAAGAATTTGCGGCCCATAGCTTCTGCGATGGATTTTGCAATGGAAGTCTTTCCGACTCCCGGCGGTCCTACCAAAAGAAGAATGGAGCCTTTTTCCGATGGCTTCAGCTTCTTGACTGCCAAGAACTCCAAGATCCTTTCTTTTACATCATCTAATTTATAATGATCCTTATCTAAGGTCTTGCGAGCCTTATCTAGATCGATCTCTCTACTCGGAGCAGCTTCCCAAGGAAGGCTCTCCAAGATATCCATATAATTTCGGATAACGTTATAATCTGCAGTATTCTGATCCGTATAAAAGAACTTATCCATTTCTCTTTCTACTTCTTCGATCACTTCTGGATCTGCAGGAATGGATTTTAATCTTTCCAGGAATTTTTCGTACTTCTTCTCGTACTTGCCGTCTTTCTGTCCTAACTCGGATTGGATCGCTTTGAGCTGCTCTCTTAGGAAAAACTGTCTTTGCTGTTTATCTATCTTGTCCTGGATATTCTCTTGGATCTCTCTCTGAAGGCTAACTAGGTCTATCTCCTTTTTAAGGTACAGCAATACTTTCTCGATTCGATCCTTAAGATTGACTGACTCTATTACGGATTGATAATCCTCTTTTTCTATATTCAAAATGCTGCATACAAAATCGGCCATCTTTCCAGGCTCGTTCACATTCAGCATGGTGAGTTTCATTTCTTCCGTGAACAGAGGGTTATTCTGAGCCAATTCCCTGGTCATAATGAGAAGTGTCCTCATCATCGCCTTGATCGTATTCTTAGAAGCGCCTGCCTCTTCTTCCGGATAAGTTACCTTGGCAACAAGCAATGGCTCGACGGAGATAAATGATTCTACCTTGAATCTGCGAACCGTATTGATGAGTATATTTACCGCACCATCGGGCAGATTCACTTTCTTCAGAATCTTTGCAACAACGCCGAAAGAGTAGATATTCTCTTCGGTCTTCTTCTCGTTCTCTTCGTCTTTCAAAAGCACAAGACCGATGAATGAATTTCCCTTTAAAGCCTCATCGACTGCCTTCGCAAATTTTCCACCAGGAACGATTAGAGGGGTGATGATTCCCGGAAATACGGGACGAGTCTTGATTGGAATTAAAAATAAGTCCGGGGGAAGTATGGAATCGACAGGGATAATACCGCTCTCGATCTCGCCTAGATTATCAAATAGTTCCACGTTTTCACCTTTGCTTTCGAATTAGAAGGGTTGATTCCAGTATTTGATTTTACCTCCGGCATTCAAACCTTTCTTTCTGCCTTTTCTTCCTGAAAAAGGCCCAATTTTAAGGAATAATTGCGTAATTTTGGCGGAATTTCTGAGAGAATTTTTCTCATTCTTTATGTGAACCAGTGTTCAATCTCTATCGATTAGATCTATAACAACCGTTCTACTTTATCAAGGGAAGAAAAGAGGATACAGATTGACTTTTAGCAGTCTTATATGTAGCGTAACTCGAAATATATATCTCGTTTTAGCGAGAAAGAGTAGTGGGGAAGTCATGCGAATATTCGCCAAAAGTCCGTTTCTTATTTTTGCTCTTACGTGTGCGTTAGGCATTCTTCATTGCAAGACAGAATCGCAAGATAATACCAGCCAAACCGTAGGATTGGGATTGGCGGTCGCCTTGCAAAATCCGTATCAAAGGATTAATGCAAATCCCGATACGATCATCATCCCAAATTCAAACGCGACGTATCAATCTCCCGGAAGATCCTACACTCCTTCTTGTTTCGGGAATGCTGGCAATACTAGTTTTCATTTTTATCGCAAGACTGTAGCTTCCAACAATAAGAAATTGCTCATCAATTTCATGGGAGGAGGAGCTTGCTGGAACAATGACAACTGTTTCGGAAATAATACGACTACCTTCTTCAATTTCTTGGACACTGTTCCGGATCTTTTCGTTAAGGTAGCTTTCCAAGGGATCTTGGATGCCGATGTTTCCACGAATCCATTAAAAAATTATGATGTTCTTTTTATTCCGTATTGCACTGGAGATCTTCACTTCGGCTCGAAGGATGTAAGCGGTTTCTATAATGATCCGAACGTGGCAGATGCCTCCGAACCTTCTTTCTATAGTCACCGAGGTCACGACAATACATTAGCAGTATTAAAATATATCCAGACCAATTACACTCAGGTAACCGATATTGTAGTCGCTGGCCAGAGTGCTGGGGGTTACGGAGCAATATTAAATTATCCTCATATACGCCAAATGTTTAAGGATACCGCAACTTTCCCTTCCGTAGCCACTGTGAGCTTGTTAGCGGATGCATCCAATGGAGCAGTTGTAGACAATTTCTATCCAGATATAGTGAAGACCATTTGGGGAGGAGATGCGAATCTACCGACTTGGACTGGAACAATTTCTTCTACTTATCTGGACTCGGGAGGGCCCGCTTCTATCCAGAATTTCCTAAGCCAGGTCACTTCAAAGTATTCAACTGATAAAGTAGGCCAGTATGCGGCTCAGTTTGACAGCACCCAAAGATGGTTCTTTCATGTAATGGGGGTAATCAAGTCAGGTGCAGCCTACTCAGATAGTTCGAATTTCTTCGGCCCAGGAGATTCTAGCGAGGTGAGCGATAGCCCTAACGATTCGACAAATACCCCTTCGAATTGCAATTGGGCAGTCAATTCTAAGAATGCCATGCAAAATACTACAGGCGCCAATTACTACTATTACATCGCTCCGGGAGACGTTCATACCATTACCACGAGCAATGATATGTTCACTCTGACAAGCCAGGGCAAAAGTTTCAATACTTGGCTCGCTAATGTAGTGACAAATACGGGCACAGCTCCCGAAAAAGTGGACTGTTCTTTAGGTTCGGGGTCTCATCCTTGCACGGATACGAATTATATCTCGAATCAATACAATAACAGCTTAAAGCGGGCAACTTCTCACCAATCATTCGATCTCGGACAGGACCTGGCTCAAACCTGCTTCCCTTGACATTTTAGAAACCTTCCTTACAATATTCTTAAATTCCTTTTTTTAGAAAGAAAGGAATTTAAGAGGGTTTCTTCATGTTTCGACTCATGCTCGTTTTCGTCTTCTTTTCCTCTATTCTTTGTACTAAGTCTTCCAATTCTAATAGCGAAACGGTAATGAATGCCGCGATCCTGGGACTCGCGGTTTCTCCCTACCACAGGATCACTCCTAAACCTGATACGTTTACGACTCAGGTGGATCACGGCTCAGGAACTCCTTATACATATACTGCGAGTTTCACTCCTGAATGTTCCGGTACGGAAGGAAATACGAACTTCTACTTCTTCCGCAAGACTGTAAGGAACTCGAATACGAAACTTCTGATCAACTTTATGGGAGGAGGAGCCTGCTGGGATGATGCGAATTGTTTCGGAGATAATACCACCACCTACTTCAATCAGTTGAATACGATCCCGGATTTTGCGATCAATCTTATATTCAAAGGGATCATGGACCAGACAGTGGGAACAAATCCGTTTAGGAATTACGATATCATATTCATCCCGTATTGCACTGGGGATTTGCATATAGGAAGTAAGGTAACTACATACGCGAGAGGAACTATCCAACACCACGGCTACGACAATGTTTTGTCCGTTCTAAAATTCATCCAAGGAGCCTATCCTAAGTTGGACGCTGTCTTTGTGATCGGACAAAGCGCCGGAGGTTACGGAACTATTTTGAATTTTCCGATCATCCGAGAAACTGTGACCTCCATTAGTTCAGGTGCGCAGGTGAGAATGCTTTCAGATGCGTCTAACGCAGTTGTTCCCACTTCTTCTTATACACCTGGTCCGGCTTTCTTTCCAGTCCTAGAGAGTTCTTGGGGAGTGGAAAACGGGATCGGAAATGGAAGTGGGCATTTCACGAATTCCAATCTTCCTCAATGGGTGTCGGGAATCACAAGCACTTACACTACTTCTGTCGGCGCCTCTTTAAACGATTATTTTAAGAAGGTAGCGGATGAATATCCGAACGATAGACTCGCGCAATATGCGGCAGTATTCGATGGGAACCAAAGATATTTCTATAATGTGATGGGTCAGATCGATAAGATCAACGCATCCCAGTTAACTTATACAACGGCTACTGTTGCCGATCCGCTCCAATCAGGAAAATCCTATTCTGCAATCTTCGGAGATAGCGACGGAAGCTCCATGGCGGATGGGAATGGTTCTTCTTCCGATGATTTTACTACTTGCGATTGGTCCAAACAAGCCATCTCTAAAATGAAGGATGCTGCCTCTAAATCGAATTACAGATACTATCTTGGACCTGGGGATGTTCATACGATTAGTACGAGTAACGATATGTATTCCTTAGTCAGCGGAACGGTAAACTTCGCAGACTGGTTAGGTGATTTTGCAACCGGCTCCGGCGCCATTCCGGCAAGCGTTCAATGCAACGATTCCGCCGGATCTTGTGTGAATACGAATTTAATAACGAGCACGATCAACACCACTTTGGGGGAAGCCACCTCAGACGCTTCGTATCTGACTACTCCTAAACGAAATTTATTCAGCGCCTGCGGAGGAGCTGCCGGGCTTGGTCTATAAGATAAGCGTTAAAAAGAAAGTATACCTTCTTTAAAACTCACTCCAAGGTTCTTTAAGGTTTCCTCATATAGGTCCTTGCTTTCCTTGTCAAAGCATACGAAGACTATCTTTCTCGGAAAATGTTCCTTATGATCCAAGACAGTCTTGATTGCGATCGGCGTGGCCTGCTCTTTGGGATACGCAAAGATCCCAGTACTAATACTCGGAACCGCTATGGATTCAAAGCCTCTCTCATGGGCTAATTGAAGAATATTCTTGTAACAACTTTCTAAAAGAGAAGCCTCCCAGAATTCTCCTCCTTTCCATACCGGACCCACAGCGTGGATCACATACTTTGCAGGAAGTTGCCCTCCAGAAGTCAGAGTACATTGGCCAGTCGGCAGCCCGTTCGGGTATTTTTTCAATTTCAGGATCCTGCATTCTTCGGCGATTTTTGGGCCCCCCACCCTATGAATGGCTCCGTCCACACCTCCTCCGCCCATCAGGGAAGAATTAGCGGCGTTGACCACTGCATCCGCTTGGATAGAAGTTATATCGCCTTTCCACACGTAGATTTCCATCGCTCCATAAAAGAAGGCATAAATCCGGATCTTGCAAGAAGATTTTTATATCTCATTTTTCGAATTCGTTTAATAATATTGTCAAAAAATATCCATAAATAGATAAAAGTCGCCTAAGCGCTATAAATCGGGAATCTATATCGATTCTTTCTTATTATAATAATTGTTATTTGATAAAAGAATCCGAACGAGTTTATATGCGATCGCGTTCGAATAAAAGAAAAGCCCTCGAACTCTTCGGAAAAACCGAATGTCTCGAGGGCCGAAATTTACGAAAAGAATGATTGATAGGAAGAATAGATCCGAAAGATCAAATCCCCTTTAACAATAGTTCTAAGGTCTTAGAGAGAATCGCGCGTATATCATCTTTCGCATCCTCATCCGGTAGGACTCGATTATTCCATATCTTCAATCCGAAACGGATAAAGAAATTATCCAAAAACTCGGTTTCGATTTGGGTTTTCATCACAGTCTTGGAAGCATCTCTATCCCATCTCAGGACCACACTAGTCCCTTTTCCATTATTCGCCTTCACTACTGTGTCAGTGAATTCATATATGATGGATTGCAGATTCCCTGGGATAAAGATATTGATGGCCCAAGAAGGCGCGAAATACGCAAATGCGCCACTCACATCGAATTCTTTGATCTTGGTCACTTTTAAGCTCAATACTCCCGAGGTAGCAGTATTCGAGAATCTTCCCAATAATTGTACATCATCATTTTCTAATACGAGTCCGTACAGATTCGCCTCTAAACTAGCTTTTGCTATGAAAGGAAA
This genomic window from Leptospira semungkisensis contains:
- a CDS encoding helix-turn-helix domain-containing protein, producing MLNPEVVTPILYFGSGLSFLLVLQRLVPHKKRREDKISALLFLSLGIILFTVANVILEIDRKYPHAIFLLLTSFSTIGPLSLLYTHALIYPNQTLYKDIRLHFLIPGIFFLGEVFFFGRPWDSIIADLGEFRDIRYKHYLSIGFFLTTALTATYFGFRYRMLLTVISIPELRSQIRFIFILATVTVFAMSGLVFGFMFASDILFRIGGLLVAVIVTMLFLAPSRYPDFFAPLTREVRKKKYEKSLLIGLDLNLLELRIEELMNEDRLYRDPELTLHSLSDDLGIKPYQLTEFLNEHLQTGFHNYINRFRIEEAVKLLEEKPDQDILSICYFVGFNSKSSFNDAFRKVTGKTPSQLRQTKSRIEQIS
- a CDS encoding Dps family protein, which encodes MKPNIGIPEKDREAINQGLQKLLADTYFLYLKTHNYHWNVTGPLFNTLHLMFMTQYTELWNALDLVAERIRSLGYPAPGTYKAFSSLTSLKEEDGVPKAEDMLKNLVEGHEAVIRTARAILPSADSGGDEVTTDLLTQRLEIHEKTAWMLRSMLE
- a CDS encoding DegT/DnrJ/EryC1/StrS family aminotransferase, which produces MGVPFIDIKRFEPGLLEAWEDKVKTLSKNASFIGGEEVSLLEKNLAETAGTKYSIACANGTDALQLALRALGVGKGDTVLVPDSTFWATFESVVNVGADPATVDTNPDDLQMDFEEFKKALEEVKPKAAIIVHLYGWGSSKLEEYRKLCKEKGVYLLEDGAQSFGVTYKGKPIYQDALITTTSFYPAKVLGGAGDGGAVFTNDEELANRVRMLGNHGRTSHYGYGDVGWNSRMDTLQAGFLNLNLPYLKARIESRRKSAEKYYQVLPGLGVNVIQPPKDFGENGYCNVTLFEPSERPKIQEVLKSKGIAFGVIYPGAMSDQPGAKPYIKGRFGKEHRTGRICDSVLNFPLFPYMTDAEFEEVFAAIKEYKK
- a CDS encoding peptidoglycan recognition protein family protein; this translates as MLRFVSAIGFILILLSCASSSPTHLSVLENEPSLLPLAALLPPGKKLEALSSSRSKSKVKGIVLHHTKGLSPEEYVSKSANSGWLVHYLVDKKGRIYGLENAGAVLVKAAPKMDANVIHLVWEGDKEDILKRPVQKKALASIAQRISKELSIPLSNSDVSSFSGIFTHTQGKKKFGAFLNGSDCGNENVLKSILEESKGNFFTEMEWKDRYGDWVLRKERPFVGQNGEIKEPSYDKGRAVTPTPKTDLESVERTMDGLLPEEKRLRYNYRGMISADCVVLHFTAINDYDGTILVLEKRNLAATFLADKDGKVYQLLDSPLHMAAAATGTNRNCFQIEIVGKDTEMLLANPAQTSGVVKLVKELSEKYNIPLNNKRIESLKGIFSHTQAKKKWGGSIFLDAQDFDPGEPYMKKVLELAGGTFYEEKDWFERTEGDWILLFTDFQP